From one Variovorax sp. PBL-H6 genomic stretch:
- a CDS encoding TetR/AcrR family transcriptional regulator, translating to MGITSATPHKPSGRSDLPQGTGRQRAATAGTDVQRERILQAAAQLFAAQGYANTTMAQIVRALDVTKPFVYYYFRDKQEIFETLSWQPTVDCFTSLDFAQGDPRPAVEKVKEGIERLIRATVAHHPCAFFPYREPQVYRPEYVAAQKKLAHHFYDRLCPLLEEARRDGDLDFRETKITALAALSLPGFLFSWYRPEGRLSPDDVVGELVQLSWRVLGLRERGG from the coding sequence ATGGGTATAACTTCGGCGACACCGCACAAACCCTCTGGGCGTTCCGACCTGCCGCAGGGCACCGGCCGCCAGCGCGCGGCCACCGCGGGGACCGACGTGCAACGCGAGCGCATTCTGCAGGCCGCCGCGCAGCTCTTCGCGGCGCAGGGCTACGCCAACACCACCATGGCGCAGATCGTGCGCGCGCTCGACGTCACCAAGCCCTTTGTCTACTACTACTTCCGCGACAAGCAGGAGATCTTCGAGACGCTCTCCTGGCAGCCGACGGTCGATTGCTTCACCTCGCTGGACTTTGCGCAGGGCGATCCGCGGCCCGCCGTCGAGAAGGTGAAAGAAGGCATCGAGCGCCTGATCCGTGCCACGGTGGCCCATCATCCCTGTGCTTTCTTCCCGTACCGCGAGCCCCAGGTCTACCGCCCCGAGTACGTCGCGGCGCAGAAGAAGCTGGCGCACCACTTCTACGATCGCCTCTGCCCTCTGCTCGAAGAGGCGCGGCGCGACGGTGACCTGGACTTTCGCGAGACCAAGATCACCGCACTGGCCGCGCTCAGTCTGCCCGGCTTTCTCTTCAGCTGGTACCGGCCCGAAGGCCGGCTCTCGCCCGACGACGTGGTAGGCGAGCTGGTGCAGCTCTCCTGGCGCGTGCTGGGCCTGCGCGAGCGCGGTGGCTGA
- a CDS encoding AMP-binding protein has product MTQLPVRPEQPLHEYLRAHARERGGHSACIWYGHAMSYAELDAASDAFAARLQAIGVKKGDPVVLFLNNCPQYLAAHYGIQKIGAIVCPSGPLNKEHELAYQVNDLNARVIVTASSLLPVVDKVRAQSALAHVFVVHYADLLPPEPALDIPSDLAAAQREPRVVPEGCEDFMAVMKSGSSPNPVALSMDDVALMTYTSGTTGLPKGAMLSYGNALFKTRAAADCNGVAAGDVLLSIAPLYHIAGMLMGVNVPVLTGATSVLLHRFEPRVVLQAIERYRVSWWYSIAPMNVACMQVEGIGGFDLSSLRMNPVTSFGITFTEPLAAQWRGHAKNCVSFEAAYGLSETHTCDTYTPHHAPRWGTQGIAVPGVTIRIVDPDTGADRPVGEIGEIVLTSPGSFKGYWNKPEATAATLRNGWVHTGDMGKLDAEGYLTFIGRFKEMIKVSGYSVFPEEVETILVKHPAVAQAAVIAEPDADKGEVVKAFIVRKPGAALEADALVAWARENMAPYKAPRSVRFIDALPTTGAGKVLRRLLKDHP; this is encoded by the coding sequence ATGACCCAGCTCCCCGTTCGCCCCGAGCAGCCCCTGCACGAGTACCTGCGCGCACATGCGCGCGAGCGCGGCGGGCATTCCGCCTGCATCTGGTACGGCCATGCGATGAGCTACGCCGAGCTCGACGCTGCCAGCGACGCGTTCGCTGCGCGCCTGCAGGCGATCGGCGTCAAGAAGGGCGACCCGGTGGTGCTCTTCCTCAACAACTGCCCGCAGTACCTGGCGGCACACTACGGCATCCAGAAGATCGGTGCGATCGTGTGCCCGAGTGGCCCGCTCAACAAGGAGCATGAGCTGGCCTACCAGGTCAATGACCTGAATGCGCGCGTGATCGTCACGGCCTCTTCGCTGCTGCCGGTGGTGGACAAGGTGCGTGCGCAGAGTGCACTGGCGCACGTGTTCGTCGTGCACTACGCCGACTTGCTGCCGCCGGAACCGGCGCTCGACATTCCGAGCGACCTGGCTGCGGCCCAGCGCGAACCGCGCGTCGTGCCCGAGGGCTGCGAGGACTTCATGGCCGTCATGAAGAGCGGCTCGAGCCCGAATCCTGTCGCACTCTCGATGGACGACGTGGCCCTGATGACCTACACCTCCGGCACCACGGGCCTGCCCAAGGGCGCGATGCTGAGCTACGGCAATGCGCTCTTCAAGACGCGCGCGGCGGCCGACTGCAACGGCGTTGCAGCAGGCGACGTGCTGCTGTCGATCGCGCCGCTCTATCACATCGCCGGCATGCTGATGGGCGTCAACGTGCCCGTGCTGACCGGCGCAACCTCGGTGCTGCTGCACCGCTTCGAGCCGCGCGTGGTGCTGCAGGCCATCGAGCGCTATCGGGTGAGCTGGTGGTACAGCATCGCGCCGATGAACGTGGCGTGCATGCAGGTGGAGGGCATCGGCGGCTTCGACCTGTCCAGCCTGCGCATGAACCCGGTCACCAGCTTCGGCATCACCTTCACCGAGCCCCTGGCCGCGCAGTGGCGCGGCCATGCGAAGAACTGCGTGTCCTTCGAGGCCGCGTACGGCTTGTCGGAGACCCACACCTGCGACACCTACACGCCCCACCATGCGCCGCGCTGGGGCACGCAAGGCATCGCGGTGCCGGGTGTCACCATCCGCATCGTCGATCCCGACACCGGCGCGGACCGGCCCGTGGGCGAGATCGGCGAGATCGTGCTCACCAGTCCCGGCAGCTTCAAGGGCTACTGGAACAAGCCGGAAGCGACTGCCGCGACGCTGCGCAACGGCTGGGTGCATACCGGCGACATGGGCAAGCTCGATGCCGAGGGCTACCTCACCTTCATCGGCCGCTTCAAGGAAATGATCAAGGTCTCGGGCTACAGCGTCTTCCCGGAGGAAGTCGAGACCATCCTCGTCAAGCACCCGGCTGTGGCGCAGGCGGCGGTGATTGCCGAGCCCGATGCGGACAAGGGCGAGGTGGTGAAGGCCTTCATCGTGCGCAAGCCCGGTGCCGCGCTCGAAGCCGACGCGCTGGTGGCCTGGGCGCGCGAGAACATGGCGCCCTACAAGGCGCCGCGCAGCGTGCGCTTCATCGATGCGCTGCCCACCACGGGCGCGGGCAAGGTGCTGCGCCGGCTGTTGAAAGACCATCCCTGA
- a CDS encoding carboxyl transferase domain-containing protein, whose protein sequence is MFKKILVANRGEIAVRLVRALRDLGIASVAVHAKDDAAALHVQLADKAVALGLTGPAAYLDSTALIEIARAEGCDAVHPGYGFLSERADFAQACADAGLCFIGPTPDQLALFGDKARARALAQQCDVPVMPGSAGAVTLAEARAFFAEQQADGAGVMVKAIGGGGGRGMRAVLSASDLPEAHARCMSEAKAAFGVDGVYVERLMRHARHVEIQVLGDGRAVASLGERECTLQRRFQKLVEIAPSPSLSPALRERLTQAALRMAKAVSYQGLGTFEFLVDEKSTGLPFVFIEANPRLQVEHTVTEAVTGLDLVQLQIGVAAGQRLDELGVEADRSAAQRGFAVQWRLNAETLDAQGQARPASGALSRFDLPAGPGVRIDTHGYVGLSPSPHYDTLLAKLIVHAASPRFEDVLRRSLRALEECRIEGISTNLALLRAIGERPEFATQKLHTRFVEEHLGDLLASASRIDAATAHAAHPHAVEPKAMPPEQDDGGLVVKAPMPARLVQFEVEVGDVLPAGAQLGVLEAMKMEHLLHAPAAGRVVALLAVPGDYLVEGQSLLRLEPVDAQAAEADARAEQDLDAIRPDLQKVIDRHAFTLDAHRGAAVAKRQAQGGRTARANIADLCDLAEEPGNFSEYGALAIAAQTRRRALDDLIANTPADGMVTGIGSVNAKQFGPEKSRCVVMAYDYTVLAGTQGMRNHHKTDRMLGIAHQLKLPVVLFAEGGGGRPGDTDMPIVAGLNNHTFTRFAALSGHVPVVGIVHGRCFAGNAALLGCADVIIATEASNIGMSGPAMIEGGGLGTYAPEQIGPSGVQSRNGVIDILVKDEAAAVAAAKQYLSYFQGPTPEWQCADPRTLRHVVPENRLRVYDVRAAMRGVADTGSLLELRAGFGAGIVTALARIEGKPIGLLANNPHHLGGAIDAEAADKAARFMQLCNAHGLPLVALCDTPGFMVGPEIEAQAQVRHVCRMFMVASHLRVPYFAVVLRKGYGLGAQAMTAGGFDAPVFTVAWPTGEFGAMGLEGAVRLGFRKELQAAAEGHERDALFKELVAQQYANGEAIHMAQTLEIDAVIDPADTRAWLVRGLASATVAPRPALPFVDTW, encoded by the coding sequence TTGTTCAAGAAGATCCTTGTGGCCAATCGCGGCGAGATCGCGGTGCGGCTGGTGCGCGCGTTGCGCGATCTCGGCATCGCGAGCGTTGCCGTCCATGCGAAGGACGACGCCGCGGCCCTGCACGTTCAATTGGCCGACAAGGCGGTTGCGCTCGGGCTCACGGGGCCCGCCGCCTACCTCGACAGCACGGCGCTGATCGAGATCGCGCGTGCCGAGGGCTGCGATGCCGTGCATCCCGGCTATGGCTTTCTCAGTGAACGCGCCGATTTCGCGCAGGCCTGTGCGGACGCCGGCTTGTGCTTCATCGGCCCCACGCCCGACCAGCTCGCGCTCTTCGGCGACAAGGCGCGTGCCCGCGCGCTGGCGCAGCAATGCGATGTGCCCGTCATGCCCGGCAGTGCCGGTGCCGTGACGCTCGCCGAGGCGCGGGCCTTCTTTGCCGAGCAGCAAGCGGACGGGGCGGGCGTCATGGTCAAGGCCATCGGCGGCGGCGGGGGCCGCGGCATGCGCGCCGTACTCAGCGCGTCGGATTTGCCTGAAGCGCATGCGCGCTGCATGTCCGAGGCCAAGGCCGCCTTCGGCGTCGACGGCGTGTACGTCGAGCGCCTGATGCGGCACGCGCGCCACGTCGAGATCCAGGTGCTGGGCGACGGCCGCGCGGTCGCGAGCCTGGGCGAGCGCGAATGCACCCTGCAGCGGCGCTTCCAGAAACTGGTAGAGATCGCGCCGAGCCCTTCTCTGTCGCCGGCGCTGCGCGAGCGGCTGACACAGGCTGCGCTGCGGATGGCCAAGGCCGTGAGCTATCAGGGCCTGGGCACCTTCGAATTCCTGGTGGATGAGAAATCCACGGGCCTGCCCTTCGTCTTCATCGAGGCCAATCCGCGCCTGCAGGTCGAGCACACGGTGACCGAGGCCGTTACCGGCCTCGACCTGGTGCAGCTGCAGATCGGCGTCGCGGCGGGGCAGCGGCTCGACGAGCTGGGCGTCGAAGCCGATCGCAGCGCGGCGCAGCGCGGCTTCGCGGTGCAATGGCGCCTCAACGCCGAGACACTCGACGCGCAGGGCCAGGCGCGCCCGGCAAGCGGCGCGCTGTCGCGCTTCGACCTGCCGGCCGGCCCCGGCGTGCGTATCGACACCCACGGCTACGTGGGCCTTTCGCCCTCGCCGCATTACGACACGCTGCTTGCCAAGCTGATCGTGCATGCCGCTTCGCCGCGCTTCGAGGACGTGCTGCGGCGTTCGTTGCGCGCACTCGAGGAATGCCGCATCGAGGGCATCTCGACCAACCTTGCGCTGCTGCGTGCGATCGGCGAGCGGCCGGAGTTCGCGACCCAGAAGCTCCACACCCGCTTCGTCGAGGAGCATCTGGGCGACCTGCTCGCGTCGGCCTCGCGCATCGATGCGGCGACCGCGCACGCGGCCCATCCGCACGCGGTCGAGCCGAAGGCGATGCCGCCGGAGCAGGACGACGGCGGCCTCGTGGTCAAGGCCCCGATGCCCGCGCGGCTGGTCCAGTTCGAGGTCGAGGTCGGCGACGTGCTGCCGGCCGGCGCGCAGCTCGGGGTGCTCGAGGCGATGAAGATGGAGCATCTGCTCCATGCGCCTGCTGCAGGCCGCGTGGTCGCGCTGCTGGCGGTGCCCGGCGACTACCTGGTCGAGGGGCAGTCGCTGCTGCGGCTCGAGCCGGTGGATGCGCAGGCGGCCGAGGCCGACGCGCGCGCCGAGCAGGACCTCGATGCGATCCGGCCCGACCTGCAGAAGGTCATCGACCGCCATGCCTTCACGCTGGACGCCCATCGAGGCGCAGCGGTCGCGAAGCGGCAGGCCCAGGGCGGCCGCACTGCGCGCGCCAATATCGCGGACCTGTGCGACCTCGCCGAGGAGCCGGGCAATTTCAGCGAGTACGGCGCACTCGCGATCGCGGCACAGACGCGCCGCCGCGCGCTCGATGACCTGATCGCCAACACGCCGGCCGACGGCATGGTCACCGGCATCGGCAGCGTCAACGCGAAGCAGTTCGGCCCCGAGAAGTCGCGCTGCGTGGTCATGGCCTACGACTACACCGTGCTCGCCGGCACGCAGGGCATGCGCAACCACCACAAGACCGATCGCATGCTGGGCATCGCACACCAGTTGAAGCTGCCGGTCGTGCTGTTCGCCGAAGGCGGCGGCGGCCGGCCGGGCGACACCGACATGCCGATCGTCGCGGGTCTCAACAATCACACCTTCACTCGGTTCGCGGCGCTCTCGGGCCATGTGCCGGTGGTGGGCATCGTGCACGGGCGCTGCTTTGCGGGCAACGCCGCGCTGCTGGGCTGCGCCGACGTGATCATCGCGACCGAGGCCAGCAACATCGGCATGAGCGGCCCCGCCATGATCGAGGGCGGTGGCCTCGGCACCTATGCGCCCGAGCAGATCGGACCCAGTGGCGTGCAGTCGCGCAATGGCGTGATCGACATCCTCGTGAAGGACGAGGCGGCCGCGGTGGCGGCGGCGAAGCAGTACCTCTCGTACTTCCAGGGGCCGACGCCCGAATGGCAATGCGCCGACCCGCGCACGCTGCGCCATGTGGTGCCGGAGAACCGGCTGCGCGTGTACGACGTGCGCGCCGCGATGCGCGGCGTGGCCGACACCGGGTCGCTGCTCGAGTTGCGCGCCGGCTTCGGCGCCGGCATCGTCACTGCATTGGCTCGCATCGAAGGCAAGCCGATCGGCCTGCTCGCGAACAACCCGCATCACCTCGGCGGCGCGATCGACGCGGAGGCTGCCGACAAGGCCGCGCGCTTCATGCAGCTTTGCAACGCGCACGGCCTGCCGCTGGTGGCGCTGTGCGACACGCCGGGCTTCATGGTGGGCCCCGAGATCGAGGCGCAAGCACAGGTGCGTCATGTGTGCCGCATGTTCATGGTGGCCTCGCACCTGCGCGTGCCTTACTTCGCGGTGGTGCTGCGCAAGGGCTACGGGCTGGGCGCGCAGGCGATGACGGCCGGCGGCTTCGACGCGCCGGTCTTCACCGTGGCCTGGCCCACCGGCGAGTTCGGTGCGATGGGGCTCGAGGGCGCGGTGCGCCTGGGCTTTCGCAAGGAGCTCCAGGCCGCGGCCGAGGGGCACGAGCGCGATGCCTTGTTCAAGGAGCTGGTGGCGCAGCAGTATGCGAATGGCGAGGCGATCCATATGGCGCAGACGCTGGAGATCGACGCGGTCATCGACCCCGCCGATACGCGCGCCTGGCTGGTGCGCGGGCTTGCCTCGGCGACGGTGGCGCCCCGGCCGGCCCTGCCGTTCGTCGATACCTGGTAG
- a CDS encoding bifunctional cytochrome P450/NADPH--P450 reductase has translation MAGKNPLHPIPHPARKPFVGNILSIGSESPVLDMWRIAQELGPIYWLDMPGMPVIVVSSAALVDELCDEKRFDKSTKGTLRRLRALSHGLFTSDTHESTWSKPHNILLANFSQRAMQAYHPMMLDIAEQLVTKWERLNFDEEVDVVRDMTALTLDTIGLCGFGYRFNSFYREGFHPFVDAMVRTLETVQNRRGIPLEELMLKKPLAQQRKDIRFMHTMVENIIQERRQSGADIATKPDLLSYMIAGVDKKTGERLDDRQIRDECIEFLIAGHETTSGLLSFAIYFLLNNPEAMAKARAEVDQVFGPDPSVKPTYAQVNRLVYVLQVLKESLRMFPTAPAVAMAAKEDTTIGGQYTIKRRNMVILHALALHRDKAVWGEDADRFNPDHFSREAERERPVNAFKPFGNGQRACIGRQFALQEAVLTLGMILQRFDLVDHTGYQLKIREALTIKPEGFRIRAVPRDPATRPRGDFTASQPAPAAAPRPSADRAQAARHGTSLLVLQGSNLGTAEDLARQLAEAGELRGYSTQLASLDDYAERLPASGAVAIVCASYNGTAPDNAAEFHRWLDTADDSLNGVRFSVFGCGNTDWASTYQAVPRRIDERLGALGATRVHARGEGDAREDMDGSFQDWSDALWPQLAEALDLKDTDSAPLQSEPLYTLEEMPPPQKNALLDALGAVGLRVLENRELQGTGGDPSQGRSTRHVELQLPEGVSYRAGDHLSVVPRNGAAQVERAMARFGFDRKAHVRLQTAPGRKAALPVDEVIAVDRLLGDYVELQDVATRKQIAQLAAHTQCPFTRPRLEALSGADEDSAALYRSEVLHKRKSVLDLLEEFPACQPAFALFLEMLSPLSLRYYSISSSPVVDGGRCSITVGVVAEPARSGLGKFEGVCSNYLARAEAGELVHGVVRETTAEGFRLPDDLQRPLIMVGPGTGLAPFRGFLQEREAQIAKGTAPGEALLFFGCRHPEQDFIYADELNGWAERGVVRLFTAFSRAGERKVYVQDRIREQGAEVWRLLTQGAIVYVCGDGSRMEPDVRRALSDIAREHGQDGDAWLERMIADRRYVLDVWAGT, from the coding sequence ATGGCAGGCAAGAACCCGCTCCATCCGATTCCGCACCCCGCGAGGAAGCCCTTCGTCGGCAACATCCTGTCGATCGGCTCCGAGTCGCCGGTGCTCGACATGTGGAGGATCGCGCAGGAGCTGGGCCCGATCTACTGGCTGGACATGCCGGGCATGCCCGTGATCGTCGTCTCCTCGGCCGCGCTGGTCGACGAGCTGTGCGACGAGAAGCGATTCGACAAGAGCACCAAGGGCACGCTGCGCCGGCTGCGCGCGCTTTCGCACGGCCTCTTCACCTCCGACACCCACGAATCGACGTGGTCGAAGCCGCACAACATCCTGCTGGCCAATTTCAGCCAGCGCGCGATGCAGGCCTATCACCCGATGATGCTCGACATCGCCGAGCAGCTGGTGACCAAGTGGGAGCGCCTGAACTTCGACGAAGAGGTCGACGTGGTGCGCGACATGACCGCGCTCACGCTCGACACCATCGGCCTGTGCGGCTTCGGCTACCGCTTCAACTCCTTCTACCGCGAGGGCTTTCACCCGTTCGTCGACGCGATGGTGCGCACGCTGGAGACGGTGCAGAACCGGCGCGGCATTCCGCTCGAGGAGCTGATGCTGAAGAAGCCGCTGGCGCAGCAGCGCAAGGACATCCGCTTCATGCACACGATGGTGGAGAACATCATCCAGGAGCGGCGCCAGAGCGGCGCCGACATCGCGACCAAGCCGGACCTGCTGAGCTACATGATCGCCGGGGTGGACAAGAAGACCGGCGAGCGGCTGGACGACCGGCAGATCCGCGACGAATGCATCGAGTTCCTGATCGCGGGCCACGAGACCACCAGCGGACTGCTGTCCTTCGCGATCTACTTCCTGCTCAACAACCCCGAGGCGATGGCCAAGGCGCGCGCCGAGGTCGACCAGGTGTTCGGCCCCGATCCATCGGTGAAGCCGACCTACGCGCAGGTCAATCGCCTGGTCTACGTACTGCAGGTGCTCAAGGAATCGCTGCGCATGTTTCCAACCGCGCCCGCGGTCGCGATGGCGGCGAAGGAGGACACGACCATCGGCGGCCAGTACACGATCAAGCGGCGCAACATGGTGATCCTGCACGCGCTCGCCTTGCACCGCGACAAGGCGGTGTGGGGCGAGGACGCGGACCGCTTCAACCCCGACCACTTCAGCCGCGAGGCCGAGCGGGAGCGCCCGGTCAACGCCTTCAAGCCGTTCGGGAATGGGCAGCGCGCGTGCATCGGGCGCCAGTTCGCGCTGCAGGAGGCTGTGCTCACGCTGGGCATGATCCTGCAGCGCTTCGACCTGGTCGACCACACCGGCTACCAGCTGAAGATCCGCGAGGCGCTCACCATCAAGCCCGAGGGCTTCAGGATTCGGGCCGTGCCGCGCGATCCGGCAACACGCCCGCGCGGCGATTTCACCGCATCGCAGCCCGCGCCGGCGGCGGCGCCGCGGCCTTCTGCGGACAGGGCACAAGCAGCGCGCCACGGCACCTCGCTGCTGGTGCTGCAGGGCTCGAACCTCGGCACGGCGGAAGACCTGGCGCGCCAGCTGGCCGAGGCCGGCGAGCTGCGCGGCTACTCGACCCAGCTCGCGTCGCTGGACGACTATGCCGAGCGGCTGCCGGCGAGCGGCGCGGTCGCCATCGTCTGCGCTTCCTACAACGGCACGGCGCCGGACAACGCGGCGGAGTTCCATCGCTGGCTGGACACCGCGGACGATTCGCTCAATGGCGTGCGCTTCAGTGTCTTCGGCTGCGGCAACACCGATTGGGCCTCCACCTACCAGGCGGTGCCGCGGCGGATCGACGAGCGCCTCGGAGCGCTGGGCGCCACCCGCGTGCATGCGCGCGGCGAGGGCGACGCGCGCGAGGACATGGACGGAAGTTTCCAGGACTGGAGCGATGCGCTGTGGCCGCAGCTCGCGGAAGCCCTCGATCTCAAGGACACCGACTCCGCGCCCTTGCAGAGCGAGCCGCTGTATACGCTGGAGGAGATGCCGCCGCCTCAAAAGAACGCACTGCTCGATGCACTGGGTGCAGTGGGCCTGCGGGTGCTCGAAAACCGCGAGCTGCAAGGCACCGGCGGCGATCCCTCGCAGGGCCGTTCCACACGCCACGTCGAGCTGCAATTGCCCGAAGGCGTGAGCTACCGCGCCGGCGACCACCTGAGCGTGGTGCCACGCAACGGCGCGGCGCAGGTGGAGCGTGCCATGGCGCGCTTCGGCTTCGATCGCAAGGCCCACGTGCGACTGCAGACCGCGCCGGGGCGCAAGGCCGCGCTGCCGGTGGACGAGGTGATCGCGGTGGACAGGCTGCTGGGCGACTACGTCGAACTGCAGGACGTGGCCACGCGCAAGCAGATCGCCCAGTTGGCAGCGCACACGCAATGCCCCTTCACGCGGCCCAGGCTGGAGGCGCTTTCGGGCGCGGACGAGGACTCGGCTGCGCTCTACAGGAGCGAGGTGCTGCACAAGCGCAAGTCGGTGCTCGACCTGCTGGAGGAATTCCCGGCCTGCCAGCCGGCCTTCGCGCTCTTCCTGGAAATGCTGTCGCCGCTCTCGCTTCGCTATTACTCCATCTCCTCATCGCCAGTGGTCGACGGCGGACGCTGCAGCATCACCGTCGGGGTGGTGGCGGAGCCGGCGCGCTCGGGCCTGGGAAAGTTCGAGGGCGTGTGCTCGAACTACCTGGCGCGCGCCGAGGCCGGCGAGCTGGTCCACGGTGTCGTGCGCGAGACAACGGCGGAGGGCTTCCGGCTGCCCGACGACCTGCAGCGGCCGCTGATCATGGTGGGGCCGGGCACGGGCCTCGCGCCCTTTCGGGGTTTCCTGCAAGAGCGCGAGGCGCAGATTGCCAAGGGCACGGCACCCGGCGAGGCGCTGCTCTTCTTCGGCTGCCGGCATCCGGAGCAGGATTTCATCTATGCCGACGAACTGAACGGATGGGCCGAGCGCGGCGTGGTGCGGCTTTTTACCGCCTTCTCGCGCGCGGGCGAGCGCAAGGTCTACGTGCAGGATCGCATTCGCGAACAGGGCGCCGAGGTCTGGCGGCTGCTGACGCAGGGCGCGATCGTCTATGTGTGCGGCGACGGCTCGCGCATGGAGCCCGACGTGCGGCGGGCGCTATCGGACATCGCGCGCGAGCATGGGCAGGACGGCGATGCCTGGCTGGAGCGGATGATCGCCGACAGGCGCTACGTGCTGGACGTGTGGGCCGGCACCTGA
- a CDS encoding branched-chain amino acid ABC transporter substrate-binding protein yields the protein MKSTFAFAPLAAAAVLAASAAHAQQTYKIAYIDPLSGPFANVGELMLTHTQYAIEDINAKGGVLGGTRLQLLQFDSKLSAQESQSALQAAIDQGAQAIVTGGSGSSVVTALVQSVNRWNQRNPGKELIVLNHSSIDPEMTGKACSFWHFQTEANTAMKMKALANYIKKTPEIKKVYLLNQDYAHGKQWASYGRQLVGLARPDIQFVGETLHPIGRVKDFAPYLANVRQAGADSVITGNWGQDMTLLLKAAGDAGYDLHYFNHSAGSVPGTVLAMSQAKLGKLTWVAEWHPGQADRPKADALAKAYKAKTGKDFLAPRIELTQRLLAAAINKAGSTDTTKVARAMEDMSFDSVVGPVRMRAEDHQLLLPQVVNTIAPVDGKAVKVGWEGTNYGFRTDAIYTGNELAQGTECKMARPAS from the coding sequence ATGAAGTCCACCTTCGCGTTCGCGCCGCTGGCCGCCGCCGCCGTGCTCGCCGCCAGCGCCGCACATGCCCAGCAGACCTACAAGATCGCCTACATCGACCCGCTCTCGGGCCCCTTCGCGAACGTCGGCGAGCTGATGCTCACGCACACGCAGTACGCGATCGAGGACATCAACGCCAAGGGCGGCGTCCTCGGCGGCACCAGGCTGCAGCTGCTGCAGTTCGACAGCAAGCTCTCGGCGCAGGAGAGCCAGAGCGCGCTGCAGGCCGCGATCGACCAGGGCGCGCAGGCCATCGTGACCGGCGGCTCGGGCTCCTCGGTGGTGACGGCGCTGGTGCAGTCGGTCAACCGATGGAACCAGCGCAATCCGGGCAAGGAGCTGATCGTGCTCAACCACTCGTCGATCGACCCCGAGATGACGGGCAAGGCCTGCAGCTTCTGGCACTTCCAGACCGAGGCCAACACGGCGATGAAGATGAAGGCGCTGGCCAACTACATCAAGAAGACGCCCGAGATCAAGAAGGTCTACCTGCTCAACCAGGACTACGCACATGGCAAGCAATGGGCCAGCTACGGCCGGCAGCTGGTCGGGCTGGCGCGGCCCGACATCCAGTTCGTGGGCGAAACGCTGCACCCCATCGGGCGCGTGAAGGACTTTGCGCCCTATCTCGCCAACGTGCGGCAAGCCGGCGCCGACTCGGTGATCACCGGCAACTGGGGCCAGGACATGACGCTGCTGCTGAAGGCCGCAGGCGATGCGGGTTATGACCTGCACTACTTCAACCACAGCGCGGGCTCGGTGCCCGGCACGGTGCTGGCCATGTCGCAAGCCAAGCTGGGCAAGCTCACCTGGGTGGCCGAATGGCATCCTGGCCAGGCCGATCGGCCAAAGGCCGATGCGCTGGCCAAGGCCTACAAGGCCAAGACGGGCAAGGACTTCCTCGCGCCGCGGATCGAGCTCACGCAGCGGCTGCTCGCAGCCGCGATCAACAAGGCCGGCAGCACCGACACCACGAAGGTGGCGCGCGCGATGGAAGACATGAGCTTCGATTCGGTGGTCGGCCCCGTGCGCATGCGCGCGGAGGACCACCAGCTGTTGCTGCCGCAGGTGGTCAACACCATCGCGCCGGTGGACGGCAAGGCGGTGAAGGTGGGCTGGGAAGGCACGAACTACGGCTTCCGCACCGACGCGATCTACACGGGCAACGAGCTGGCGCAGGGCACGGAGTGCAAGATGGCTCGGCCCGCGTCGTGA